Proteins encoded by one window of Ramlibacter tataouinensis:
- a CDS encoding SDR family NAD(P)-dependent oxidoreductase, which produces MNDRPAALITGSATGVGAATALQLAQRGWDVVINYSRSEAEANETAQACRAGGADVLVLQGDVAQDADCRRLVGEAVGRWGRLDALVNNAGTSVFGEAARWDALDADVFQRILGVNTIGTFQMVRAAAPHLKAARGSIVNVSSVAGALGIGSSVPYVASKGAVNAMTLHLARTLAPEIRVNAVCPGLITSRWFTRGIGEEAYEKTRQAYEAQVPLGRACTPEDVAESIVWLVTGARTVTGELVLLDSGVHLGRDAPRRS; this is translated from the coding sequence ATGAACGACCGACCCGCCGCCCTCATCACCGGCTCCGCCACCGGTGTCGGCGCCGCGACCGCGCTGCAACTGGCCCAGCGCGGCTGGGACGTGGTGATCAACTACTCGCGCAGCGAAGCCGAGGCAAACGAGACCGCGCAGGCCTGCCGCGCCGGCGGCGCGGACGTGCTGGTGCTGCAGGGCGACGTGGCCCAGGACGCCGATTGCCGCCGCTTGGTCGGCGAGGCCGTGGGCCGCTGGGGCCGGCTCGATGCGCTGGTCAACAACGCCGGCACCAGCGTGTTCGGCGAGGCCGCCCGGTGGGACGCGCTGGATGCCGACGTGTTCCAGCGCATCCTGGGCGTCAACACCATCGGCACCTTCCAGATGGTGCGCGCCGCCGCGCCGCACCTAAAGGCCGCCCGGGGCAGCATCGTCAACGTGTCCTCGGTGGCCGGTGCGCTGGGGATCGGCTCGTCGGTGCCGTACGTGGCGTCCAAGGGCGCGGTCAATGCGATGACGCTGCACCTGGCGCGCACGCTGGCGCCGGAGATCCGCGTCAACGCCGTCTGCCCCGGCCTGATCACCTCGCGCTGGTTCACCCGCGGCATCGGCGAGGAGGCCTACGAGAAGACGCGCCAGGCCTACGAAGCCCAGGTCCCGCTCGGCCGCGCCTGCACGCCGGAGGATGTGGCCGAGTCCATCGTCTGGCTGGTGACCGGTGCCCGCACGGTGACCGGCGAGCTGGTCCTGCTGGACAGCGGCGTGCACCTGGGGCGCGACGCGCCGCGGCGCAGCTGA